From the Misgurnus anguillicaudatus chromosome 17, ASM2758022v2, whole genome shotgun sequence genome, one window contains:
- the cmklr2 gene encoding chemerin-like receptor 2, whose protein sequence is MLNEEDMDYGNATYEYLEYGVEEPKSEGYSQREGLHIASVIIYSLAFTLGLIGNGLVIWVTAFKSKRTVNSVWLQNLAIADFVFVLFLPFSIDYVLRDFHWLFGKTMCKLNSFICTMNMYASVLFLTVLSLDRYISLVHASWSDKFRTLRRAWWACALIWMVSCCLSCPALIFRDTILHNGKTVCFNNFHDTNGHIVAMRHIAMVSLRTAVGFLLPFATITVSGVLLACKMRRSNSVRFSSFSRTVSAVILAFFLCWVPFHTFSLMELSMHHTSSLHSVLRVGFPLATSLAFFNSCVNPILYVLLTKKVRKLIQRSCLTFTKTSLRELSQSFSATEVDLSPPSCSPDELSANSSV, encoded by the coding sequence ATGTTGAACGAAGAAGACATGGATTATGGAAATGCCACATATGAATACTTGGAATATGGTGTGGAAGAACCCAAATCAGAAGGGTACAGTCAACGAGAAGGTCTTCACATTGCATCGGTGATCATCTACAGTCTGGCCTTTACTCTGGGTCTCATTGGGAATGGATTGGTTATCTGGGTGACCGCCTTCAAAAGCAAGAGGACCGTGAACAGCGTTTGGCTGCAGAATCTGGCCATAGCCGACTTTGTGTTCGTGCTTTTTCTGCCGTTCTCTATCGACTATGTGCTGCGAGACTTTCATTGGCTCTTTGGGAAAACCATGTGCAAGCTGAACTCGTTCATCTGCACAATGAACATGTACGCCAGCGTGCTTTTTCTCACCGTCCTCAGTTTGGATCGCTACATCTCGCTGGTCCACGCGAGCTGGTCGGACAAGTTCCGCACCCTCCGTCGGGCCTGGTGGGCGTGCGCGCTGATTTGGATGGTGTCGTGCTGCTTAAGCTGTCCGGCTCTGATATTCCGGGATACGATCTTACATAACGGAAAAACCGTGTGTTTCAATAACTTTCACGATACGAACGGGCACATCGTGGCGATGAGACACATCGCCATGGTATCTCTGCGTACGGCTGTCGGTTTCCTTCTTCCGTTCGCCACCATCACCGTTAGCGGCGTGCTGCTGGCCTGTAAGATGCGCCGGTCCAATTCGGTGCGCTTCTCCAGTTTCTCACGAACCGTCTCTGCTGTGATTCTGGCGTTTTTCCTCTGTTGGGTCCCGTTTCACACCTTCAGCCTGATGGAACTGAGCATGCACCACACCAGCTCCCTGCACTCGGTACTAAGGGTGGGTTTTCCCCTTGCCACCAGCCTGGCCTTCTTCAACAGCTGTGTCAACCCCATCCTCTATGTGCTGCTAACCAAGAAGGTTCGAAAGCTTATCCAGAGGTCGTGTCTAACCTTCACTAAGACCTCGCTGAGAGAACTCAGTCAGTCATTTTCTGCTACAGAGGTCGACTTGTCGCCGCCCAGCTGTTCACCTGACGAACTCTCTGCAAACTCATCAGTCTGA